From Doryrhamphus excisus isolate RoL2022-K1 chromosome 22, RoL_Dexc_1.0, whole genome shotgun sequence, one genomic window encodes:
- the mto1 gene encoding protein MTO1 homolog, mitochondrial isoform X1, translating to MLTKKLPHLESFLLQVSRRASHLARQRYDVIVVGGGHAGTEAAAAASRVGVETLLVTQKINTIGSLSCNPSLGGVGKGHLVKEVDALDGVCGRAGDWAGIHFSILNRRKGPAVWGPRAQLDRQRYRQFIQSELLSTPRLKILEGSVEELVVTEPNPEEAGHHKIAGIRLGGGLLISAACVVLTTGTFLSGSLFMGQTTSPGGRIGDAPSSTGMSHTLRERLGLKIGRLRTGTPPRIIKDSVDFHEATLKPPDSQPSPFSFLNRHTRCKPEEQLPCYLTFTNPGVDNVVKESLHLNCHIQQDTKGPRYCPSIEARVLRFPGRKHQVWLEPEGMTSDLIYPQGLSMTMPPDMQLRLIREIPALHRAEIQTPGYGVQYDFVCPTQLSPALQVKSTQGLFLAGQINGTTGYEEAAAQGLWAGVNAARVALSMPTMALSRTESYIGVLIDDLVTRGVTEPYRMFTSRAEFRTSLRPDNADLRLTLKGFEEVGCVSSVRYKEAVQMRDSLNEALAALQDVALSTTNWRHKLPHVHISETKTGIQTGLELLQYNDVSFEMLAAAFPECLSAYREFAQRLKIEAVYRPHCVLQQKEMERIQKEESMSLPQDLDYFALPVSLSQEVREILDRVRPSTLGAATRLQGMTPAAIVHLFNYVRHSERKQKSMQRS from the exons ATGTTGACAAAGAAGCTTCCCCATTTGGAGAGTTTCCTGCTACAGGTCTCCAGGCGTGCCAGTCACCTTGCCAGACAGCGCTATGACGTCATTGTGGTGGGTGGGGGTCACGCAGGGACGGAGGCAGCGGCGGCGGCCTCAAGGGTGGGAGTTGAGACGCTGCTGGTTACACAGAAAATTAACACCATTG GTTCCTTGTCATGCAACCCATCCTTGGGCGGAGTAGGCAAGGGTCACCTGGTGAAGGAGGTGGATGCCTTAGACGGGGTTTGCGGTCGAGCGGGAGATTGGGCTGGTATCCATTTCTCCATCTTGAATCGCAGGAAAGGCCCTGCTGTGTGGGGACCACGGGCTCAACTAGACCGCCAACGCTACCGTCAATTCATTCAG TCCGAGCTGCTCTCCACTCCTAGACTGAAGATTCTGGAGGGATCTGTGGAGGAGCTTGTTGTCACAGAACCAAACCCAGAAGAGGCCGGACATCACAAAATCGCAGGAATACGTTTAG GTGGAGGCCTCCTAATCTCTGCCGCCTGTGTGGTTCTTACCACTGGTACTTTCCTATCTGGCTCGCTCTTCATGGGTCAGACAACATCCCCTGGAGGTCGCATAGGAGATGCCCCGTCCAGCACTGGCATGTCCCACACACTGCGGGAACGACTGGGGCTGAAGATAGGTCGACTCAGGACAGGAACCCCTCCCAGAATTATAAAGGATTCTGTTGACTTCCACGAGGCCACGCTAAAACCTCCTGACAGTCAACCTAGTCCCTTCAGCTTCCTGAATAGACACACTCGCTGCAAA CCAGAGGAGCAGCTGCCATGCTATTTGACCTTCACCAATCCTGGTGTTGACAACGTGGTGAAGGAGAGTCTTCATCTCAACTGTCACATACAGCAAGACACCAAAGGCCCAAG GTACTGTCCCTCAATCGAGGCCCGAGTACTCCGATTTCCAGGCCGCAAACATCAAGTGTGGCTAGAGCCTGAAggcatgacctctgacctcatatACCCTCAAGGTCTGTCTATGACTATGCCCCCTGACATGCAACTCCGCCTCATCAGAGAGATCCCAGCCTTGCACAGAGCTGAAATCCAGACACCTG GTTATGGCGTGCAGTATGACTTTGTGTGCCCGACTCAGCTAAGCCCTGCGCTGCAGGTGAAAAGCACACAAGGTTTGTTTCTAGCCGGGCAGATTAATGGGACCACCGGGTATGAGGAGGCTGCAGCACAG GGTTTGTGGGCGGGCGTCAACGCCGCTCGCGTGGCACTCTCCATGCCCACAATGGCACTGTCTCGAACTGAGAGCTACATCGGAGTTCTTATCGATGACCTGGTGACACGAGGTGTCACGGAACCTTACCGGATGTTCACCAGTCGTGCTGAGTTTCGTACTTCACTGAGGCCAGACAATGCAGACCTCCGCCTAACACTGAAAG GGTTTGAAGAAGTGGGATGTGTGTCGTCCGTGCGCTACAAGGAGGCTGTACAAATGCGGGACAGTCTCAATGAAGCACTAGCGGCTCTTCAGGATGTCGCTCTATCCACCACAAACTGGAGACACAAGCTGCCTCATGTGCACATCAGCGAGACAAAGACCGGCATTCAGAC TGGCTTGGAGCTGTTACAGTACAACGATGTGTCCTTTGAAATGTTGGCAGCCGCCTTCCCAGAATGCCTTTCAGCGTACAGGGAATTTGCACAAAGGCTGAAGATAGAAG CTGTGTACAGGCCTCACTGTGTCCTCCAGCAAAAGGAAATGGAGAGAATCCAAAAGGAAGAGAGCATGTCTCTCCCACAGGACTTAGACTACTTTGCACTGCCAGTGTCACTCTCTCAGGAAGTCCGAGAGATCTTGGACAGAGTTCGACCCAGCACA TTGGGTGCTGCTACACGTTTGCAAGGAATGACTCCGGCTGCAATTGTCCACCTCTTCAACTATGTTCGACACTCTGAGAGGAAGCAGAAAAGTATGCAGAGGAGCTAA
- the mto1 gene encoding protein MTO1 homolog, mitochondrial isoform X2, protein MLTKKLPHLESFLLQVSRRASHLARQRYDVIVVGGGHAGTEAAAAASRVGVETLLVTQKINTIGSLSCNPSLGGVGKGHLVKEVDALDGVCGRAGDWAGIHFSILNRRKGPAVWGPRAQLDRQRYRQFIQSELLSTPRLKILEGSVEELVVTEPNPEEAGHHKIAGIRLGGGLLISAACVVLTTGTFLSGSLFMGQTTSPGGRIGDAPSSTGMSHTLRERLGLKIGRLRTGTPPRIIKDSVDFHEATLKPPDSQPSPFSFLNRHTRCKPEEQLPCYLTFTNPGVDNVVKESLHLNCHIQQDTKGPRYCPSIEARVLRFPGRKHQVWLEPEGMTSDLIYPQGLSMTMPPDMQLRLIREIPALHRAEIQTPGYGVQYDFVCPTQLSPALQVKSTQGLFLAGQINGTTGYEEAAAQGLWAGVNAARVALSMPTMALSRTESYIGVLIDDLVTRGVTEPYRMFTSRAEFRTSLRPDNADLRLTLKGFEEVGCVSSVRYKEAVQMRDSLNEALAALQDVALSTTNWRHKLPHVHISETKTGIQTGLELLQYNDVSFEMLAAAFPECLSAYREFAQRLKIEAVYRPHCVLQQKEMERIQKEESMSLPQDLDYFALPVSLSQEVREILDRVRPSTSAL, encoded by the exons ATGTTGACAAAGAAGCTTCCCCATTTGGAGAGTTTCCTGCTACAGGTCTCCAGGCGTGCCAGTCACCTTGCCAGACAGCGCTATGACGTCATTGTGGTGGGTGGGGGTCACGCAGGGACGGAGGCAGCGGCGGCGGCCTCAAGGGTGGGAGTTGAGACGCTGCTGGTTACACAGAAAATTAACACCATTG GTTCCTTGTCATGCAACCCATCCTTGGGCGGAGTAGGCAAGGGTCACCTGGTGAAGGAGGTGGATGCCTTAGACGGGGTTTGCGGTCGAGCGGGAGATTGGGCTGGTATCCATTTCTCCATCTTGAATCGCAGGAAAGGCCCTGCTGTGTGGGGACCACGGGCTCAACTAGACCGCCAACGCTACCGTCAATTCATTCAG TCCGAGCTGCTCTCCACTCCTAGACTGAAGATTCTGGAGGGATCTGTGGAGGAGCTTGTTGTCACAGAACCAAACCCAGAAGAGGCCGGACATCACAAAATCGCAGGAATACGTTTAG GTGGAGGCCTCCTAATCTCTGCCGCCTGTGTGGTTCTTACCACTGGTACTTTCCTATCTGGCTCGCTCTTCATGGGTCAGACAACATCCCCTGGAGGTCGCATAGGAGATGCCCCGTCCAGCACTGGCATGTCCCACACACTGCGGGAACGACTGGGGCTGAAGATAGGTCGACTCAGGACAGGAACCCCTCCCAGAATTATAAAGGATTCTGTTGACTTCCACGAGGCCACGCTAAAACCTCCTGACAGTCAACCTAGTCCCTTCAGCTTCCTGAATAGACACACTCGCTGCAAA CCAGAGGAGCAGCTGCCATGCTATTTGACCTTCACCAATCCTGGTGTTGACAACGTGGTGAAGGAGAGTCTTCATCTCAACTGTCACATACAGCAAGACACCAAAGGCCCAAG GTACTGTCCCTCAATCGAGGCCCGAGTACTCCGATTTCCAGGCCGCAAACATCAAGTGTGGCTAGAGCCTGAAggcatgacctctgacctcatatACCCTCAAGGTCTGTCTATGACTATGCCCCCTGACATGCAACTCCGCCTCATCAGAGAGATCCCAGCCTTGCACAGAGCTGAAATCCAGACACCTG GTTATGGCGTGCAGTATGACTTTGTGTGCCCGACTCAGCTAAGCCCTGCGCTGCAGGTGAAAAGCACACAAGGTTTGTTTCTAGCCGGGCAGATTAATGGGACCACCGGGTATGAGGAGGCTGCAGCACAG GGTTTGTGGGCGGGCGTCAACGCCGCTCGCGTGGCACTCTCCATGCCCACAATGGCACTGTCTCGAACTGAGAGCTACATCGGAGTTCTTATCGATGACCTGGTGACACGAGGTGTCACGGAACCTTACCGGATGTTCACCAGTCGTGCTGAGTTTCGTACTTCACTGAGGCCAGACAATGCAGACCTCCGCCTAACACTGAAAG GGTTTGAAGAAGTGGGATGTGTGTCGTCCGTGCGCTACAAGGAGGCTGTACAAATGCGGGACAGTCTCAATGAAGCACTAGCGGCTCTTCAGGATGTCGCTCTATCCACCACAAACTGGAGACACAAGCTGCCTCATGTGCACATCAGCGAGACAAAGACCGGCATTCAGAC TGGCTTGGAGCTGTTACAGTACAACGATGTGTCCTTTGAAATGTTGGCAGCCGCCTTCCCAGAATGCCTTTCAGCGTACAGGGAATTTGCACAAAGGCTGAAGATAGAAG CTGTGTACAGGCCTCACTGTGTCCTCCAGCAAAAGGAAATGGAGAGAATCCAAAAGGAAGAGAGCATGTCTCTCCCACAGGACTTAGACTACTTTGCACTGCCAGTGTCACTCTCTCAGGAAGTCCGAGAGATCTTGGACAGAGTTCGACCCAGCACA AGCGCACTGTGA